From the Oncorhynchus keta strain PuntledgeMale-10-30-2019 chromosome 13, Oket_V2, whole genome shotgun sequence genome, the window TCCATCGTCCATTTCGTATATGTTACAAATGACAATTCGTATGAAACTAATTTGCTAAACTTACGGTATGTTACGCATTCCTGGCTGATGTTAACTAGGTGGCTCGCactagctaggctaggggttagctaacatgcaaagtagttgaaaagttgtcCTTTTGTTCTTATATAATCATACAATACCAaatataacatatcatactaatttgagtgccTCAGATATACATTCACAATGTTACATCTAGCCTGAGACCAGGCTGCTCCATTGAAAAAATTAgcagaattgcatgaaattagttatacaattgcaaaatcttctcTCTGGCCcagggcaaaatgtgtagaattgcaggaaattaactccAACTTTAATTTTCTCTTTGTtgtcaaggggggggggggctgctaaAATGTTTTTCTTGGGGAGGGACAACTTCACTTAAGACCCCCAAAATGCTAGGGCCGGAACTGACTGCACTTGTGGGTTGGCAAACCACTGCGGCGCCAAATTTATTTATTCCTTTTTTGGGGGGTCCCCACCAACATTGCCCATCCTTGTTGTAGATAGCTGGTTCCCAACCTTTTgcggttactgtaccaccaactggaTTTTGTTGTGCCCATAATACCCTGAAGTACCCCCTCGTGCATTTTACCAGCAGGCCTATGGTCTCTGAGTAttctcaagtaccccctgtggataggccaagtacccccagggcTCCTAGTACCCGTGGTTGGGAACCAATTGTGCAGAATttctggaaatgtttttttttttgccattgtTTCCATGTACTATCCAATCATTTCTGTTATACAACACCTGTATCACACCTGTCAATTACTAATACCATTTGAATCTCACAAAGTCACACTTTATGATTTCTATACGACAGTTGGGTAGCTCTGTGTAATAATTGAATGTAATGTTCCCAagcatgtgatgtgtgtgttgtgtgtcaagTTGGGTACTGTGACAAATATCAAGAATATTAGTGCAAATGGATAAAACAAGTATTTTATTAAACTAATATTATTGATGATAACACGTGTTACAGGCAAGACCATTCACCTCACTGTGTAATGGCTCTCTACATTTTAATTAAAGGAGGTGTTCCCAGTGCAGTACGGTACTAAGTATGACACAGCACTGCAGATTCTGGTGTGGGAGTTCTTCTCCAGATTGGAGGAGCTGCTGCCGGTGCCCAGCTTTACACAGGTACTGACATGACTGCATCTTCATCCTATCAattcaaatgtaaaaaatgttgCGTTTACAGTTATGAATGAATAACCCCCCTTTAATAAATGGACTGAACATTGAcatgtttccagtgggtatgagATATGGGTTGATTTGGGAGTGGACTGCACTCTCCTTTTCCATTTTAACTTGAAGTTTGCCTCTCTCACCCTCAGACAGCATCTTGTCTCCGCCTTGACTCCTCTGACCTGGAGGAgtgtgttcagtctgtctctgaccctgagcaCCTGAAGACACTGCTACAGCATCAAAGACACCTTAACAGAGGTAGGTAGCCTTCAGGTTAtccatactgaacaaaaatataaatgcaacatgtaacaatttcaaagattttactgagttacagttcatatcaggatatcagtcaattgaaataaattcattaggccctacatctatgaatttcacatgactgggaaaacagatatgcatctgttggtcacagatacctttaaaaaagtaGGGCtgtggattagaaaaccagtcagtatctggtgtgaccatttgcctcatgcagtgtgaaAACTCCTTTACATagaattgatcaggctgttgattgtggcctgtggaatgttgtctcactcctcttcaatggctgtgcaaagttgctgggtATTGGCAGAAACTGGAATATGGTGTCAtacatgttgatccagagcatcccaaacgtgctcaatgggtgacatgtctgctgagtatgcaggccatggaagaactgggccaTTTTCACCTTCCAGGAATTAAGTACAGCTTATCCCTGCCCATACCCTAATCCAAGGAGGGGCAAAGTACTTAAATCTGGCCCGCGagacataaaaaaaatatatttatttatttactttatactttttttctccccaacaggcgaaggttgagagccgtgcatcctccgaaacacgactcagccaagccgcactgctttttGACACAATGCCCGATTAACCCggaagcaccaatgtgtcagagaaaacacagtacacctggcgaccgtgtcagcttGCATGCgtccggcctgccacaggagtcgctagagcgcaatgggacaaggacatctcggcctgccaaaccctctcctaacccggacgatgctgagccaattgtgtgccgcctcatgggtctcccagtcacggccagctgtgacacagcctggtatcgaacccgggtctgtagtgacaccttagaccgctgcgccactcaggagaccCCCAAGGGGCagattaaattctctggcaacagctctggtggacattcctgcagtcagcatgccaattacacgctccttcaaaacttgagacattgaggcattgtgttgtgtgacaaaacggcacattttagactggccttttattgtccccagcacaaggtgatgatcattctgtttaatcagcttcttgatatgtcacacctgtcaggtggatggattatcttggcaaaggagaaatggtcactaacagggatgttagctttttgtgcttatggaacatttcttggaTATTTTTTCgtttcatgaaacatgggaccaacactacagtcgtggccaaacgttttgagaatgacacaaatattgattttcacaaagtttgctgcctcagtgtctttagatatttttgtcagatgttactatggaatactgaagtataattacaagcatttcataagtgtcaaaggcttttattgacaattatatgaagttgatgcaaagagtcaatatttgcaatgTTTACCCTTCTTGGCAAGGTGCTCcaatcatgctggaaaaggcattgtccgtcaccaaactgttcctggatggttgggagaagttgctctcggaggatgtgttggtaccattctttattcatggctgtgttcttaggcaaaattgtgagtgagcccactcccttggctgagaagcaaccccacacatgaatggtctcaggatgctttactgttggcatgacacaggactgatggtagcgctcaccttgtcttctccggacaagcttttttccggatgccccaaacaatcagaaaggggattcatcagagacaatgactttaccccagtcctcagcagtccaatccctgtaccttttgcagaatatgtctgtccctgatgtttttcctggagagaagtgtcttctttgctgcccttcttgacaccaggccatcctccaaaagtctttgcctcactgtgcgtgcagatgcactcacacctgccggctgccattcctgagcaagctctgtactggtggtgccccgatcccacagctgaaccaactttaggagacggtcctggcgcttgctggactttcttgggcgccctgaagccttcttcacaacagttgaaccgctctccttgaagttcttgatgatccgataaatggttgatttaggtgcaatcttgctggcagcaatatccttgcctgtgaagccttttttgtgcaaagcaatgatggcggtatatgtttccttgcaggtaaccatggttgatagaggaagaacaatgattccaagcaccaccctgcTTTTAGAGCTTCccgtctgttattcaaactcaatcagcatgacagaagGACCTctagccttgtcctcgtcaaacCTCACActtgtgttaacgagagaatcactaacatgatgtcagctggtcttttgtggcagggctgaaatgcagcggaaatgtttttggggattcagtttaTTTCCATGACAAAGAGGGAttttgcaattaatctgatcactcttcataacagtatatgcaaattgccatcatacaaactgaggcagcagactttgtgaaaatttatatttttgtcattctcaacttttggccacgactgtacatgttTTGTTTATATTTTTCCTCAGTGTACATGGTAGTTACATGAGCAGACACCTTACTATAAAGCACTTTGTGAAgtctgatgtaaaaagggctttataaatactaTTTGATTTTTTCCAACTTAATTTTCAGTTCATTGGGCTGCAGCCTATCATTTTTTCAACAACCTTAAAAATATTGAAGGGCCAGTATGTCTCATGCACCCCTCCTAAGTGCCCTGGAGCAGTCATCTTGTGTCCGTTTCCATGCAGCATCCTTGTGGACATCCTATTCTATGCCGTCTTTTTATTGGAAAACAAACACAAAGTAACACCTGACCCACCCACTAACACCTCCCTCACACAAACATGCACCAACAATGTACCAAAAGACTGGAGAAACACTGAGCAAAATTAGTAGATTCagtacagacattacagacaggcTGGAGTCAAGTAATTCCCTTTTAATTCATTATTATTCCAAACAGAATAGTCTTCAATCCACTTTATCCAATTTCACTGTTCATATGATCATAAAGGAAATTATGTTTGCATTGATAAACTAGTGAGTGCTTCAAGACACCCTAGTGAGAGAGTGCCTGGAACTAAGTTGATCAACACACATTCACAGCAGTCCTCCACCCATTCATTATACAGGGACTGTTTAGTGTCAGTAATAAGGGACCATGGGGGTAATTCATTCAAAATAAAACTACAGCTGCTGTACATTTGCCACTTATTTTCCGCAATAAATTTTTAAAAAGGTCCTCGCAATTCAGAACAAATAGCATTAATGTCCTTACTTTCCTTCCTGAATGTAGTGTACCAGTATGCATCAATCCAATCTCCATAAATTGTTATATCCATAAAGAAATACAACTGGTTAAAGGTGATAGTTTCATGAATaaccatgtttttttttaatccttAGAACATTACCAAATACACCAAATATTATCATGTATTAGACATGGATAGAGTAAGTCGATTTTGACTTTATCATTCTGCCTGGCCAATTATATCAAACATTTGTCATTTGGCACAGGATCGATatgtatttgtcacatagacACAATGTATGCAACAAACAACACATGTAGTCTGACCAAGTGGCAGACATTATCCAATGACAGGTTTTATAGAAAGACTGGACCAGCCAGATGACTGTCCAATCAGACAGGCCGGTGAAATCTTTTCATGCAACAGATTTTAAGAAGGGTCAATATCAAACTCACAATAGATCCCACCTTCATCTGTTTAACCCTTTCTTCGGTTATTTACTGGCCCCTAAACACTCCCTCCCAAAAAACTGCTTTGATAAAGCATGAGCACAAATTAAAACAAGCATTATCCACAATGGCAGACCCTGGTCAAGTACACATGTAAAATACAGTGCTCTTGATTTAGCTTGCCTAGTAAAATGGAACCAGTGGAATAATCCCAAAAGTACAAACTCCGCCCACCCTACAATACCTCAAGTATTTGAAAGTTGACATACTGGTATGTATTTGACAATGTCTGCCTCAGAGGGGTATTCTTGTGATAAAATTAATGCTGGGAGTCTGGGTGAGATAGTGGTTGAGTGATAAGATTAAAAAGTGAAACTACTTATGTTTGTGTAATCTCCAGTAAAGCACTACAATTTACAAGTGTGTTCTCAACTATAATATCTCACATCCATGTCCATCGTAAGAACATTTCCATGTGTCGTCCCACCATGAATCTAACATAGAGAGCACTCGTTTCCATTCCATATTCGTTGTTCCATGTCATCTCATCTCTGTTCTCAGGTGGAACTAAAAGGAGGACATTTTTTTACCGTCACACCTTCACTACATGGtacagcattttttttttttacatcattaGAAAAACAATCGCAAATATGGAGGAGAAAAGTTCATATGGTTGCATTTCTGTTAACCAGACACAACTCTACACTTCTCTGCAGCAGAGTATTTACAGGTCCCCTGTGTGGGGGGGTACAATGCTCATTCAGCGGTCAGACAAGATGCTCAACTGTGGATTAAGGTATATTATCTCAGCACTGAGGAGACATCATTTGTGGCAATTGAATGAAATGTAGATATTATATTAAAGAGGGCCTGCCTTCAACTAGTAAGAGACTCTTATGGCCAGGTCATATATGGGGCGGGTGTTAATTATTAAATTAGTATATCAAATTATTGTTATTCATGATCATGCTAGATGGAGAAAAAAAACTGATGACAATCAAGGCAACACAATTAAAGGCAATTAAATGTGAAATGCTCCCCATAAGAAATacaaaatgtgttgtttttacaaCTAAACTTGAAGTAGGGCACCAATTACTGACGTGAACAGGGAGGGACAATAGTGAGCCCTTGTCTTCTGCCCACACAGTATGGTACTATTTGAAGTAGGTAAACAGTCATATTTTTGAGCTGTAGTTTGTTTGTACAGGTTAAACGCCAGCCAAAGGGAATCTGACACCGTGCTAAGACCTTCCAGTGCTCGTCCAACTGAGGTAGCATCTCTTTGTTGTCAACACTGCTCCAGCTCCCGAGGTCCAGTGACACTGCCATTTTCCATCCTATTGTCAGCCAATGACCCATTTTCTGTGGCAGCCATGTTGTGTGATTTTCTTAATTATGGaagaaaataataatacaattgaCCCCAATAGAACATTCTTAAAGACGTTACTGAAAGGCATTCCTTAACTGAATCATCCAGACACAGTTCCAAGTATGGCTTTGGTGTTTGTCCAAGTATACAGTCATTTACATACATGTGGCGTGAGCCGTGACTCTGAGGATTCGTATATTCATGCAAAATGTCCGTTTTCAGTGTATCTGTACAGGTAGAAGATAGTTCATAGGCGTGGCAAGGGGCCAGTCCTATCTGCGCGAGGGGCCCAGAACAGATCCTGTGGTGGGGGGGCCGTAACGGGGGAAGTTGTCATTAGGGGGCTGGCTGGGGAGCAGGGAGTTCCCATTAGTTGGAGAGCAGCTGAGATGAAGCCGCTTCAAGTACTCGGCGTGGTCCGGCTTGTGGTGCTGCAGGACTTTAATGGCTTCATCCACTGTGAACCACTCACGTTTACGAcctgcagggggagacagagaccaAGTGTGAATTACTCCTTCTATTGACCACCAGGGGGGGCAAGTAGTGGATGTTATACACCAACCACCTGAAGGCGGCATTGTCATTTTGAAATTGAATATTGTTAAGGGTTTCATAAAAATTATTTGAACCAgagaccttttggttactggcccaaagcgcTTAATACTTGCTAGTCGCCAAAGTTCCAGAGCATGTTTTTAATACAGTCCCAATAACCAGTCAGAACTACTGGGGTTTTCCACATGAACTTAGTGTGACATTTGCCCTTTGAGGGGTGGGGATCTTCTCACAAAGATATGGGATCAGGATCAACCCCATGTGTCACTGTCAATAAAATATTCAGGTATCCCCTTACCAATCTGCAAACATGCCCAACGTTTGTCATCTAAATATTCAAAATGACCCTATTCATTTCAGCCTACCAAAAGTCTTGTGAAGGGTGCTAATAGCCATTTTGAATACATGTTTCCAGAATAGATGTTATCAGAATACATTGATTATCTCTAACAACAGCTACAGTGTTATTGCGTGAAGATGAGGCCATAGACATGAGCTCATTTAAAGGAAAGGTCAATCACAGTGGCATGCTTTCACAACATTGTTTTTGAGGAACAAGTTGTGGTAATCCTGTGTGTTAACGGGACTGAGGACTATTAGTGCAAAGTAACAAATATTGGCTCGGTTAAGTCGGTAAACAAAAACGAAAGAAAGACTTGAGACTGATATACTGCCTATTGTAAGATCTATAAGGACTGAAAGCTCCAGCCACTCAGGAAAAAGACTGATGAAGTCTAAAGGATGATTAATGGATTTCAGAGGTCAGGTCACATTGTTCAGTGCAGTCAGTGGTGAGTCACAGCCTGTTTGGGAAGGCCTGGGATAGATGACCTGCAAGTTCATATTTTACTCTACCTTTGACCCGCTATTTTAGTCCACCTCTCCAAAGCCAGCAGGCTGGTGTGATTTAGCTGTTAGCAGCATAAGTTGAGTCTTAATCAGCCACTTTGGAATTGATGTGTTATGACTCCAAACTTTAGATTAGGTGAAGCCGGATATTATTGGAAAAATATTGAACTTGTTTGTTGCTTGTTTTCTGCAATCCCAGGCCTTTTAGTCAGTGAGTGGGATTTCATTATTTAGTCTGTTGATACTGGCAACATCCTTCCTGGAAAAACAGATAATTATACTAGACATTGAAGTCCTGATGTCATGTGACCATAAACTCACCTATGTTGACCGAGTCCTCCCATGCTTCCAATGTCTCCGTCACGGTCAATACGTAAACGTAAGTTCGGTGCTTTCGGTCTTGATTTTGCTGTAAAGTTAAAAAGAAAACTACATTTGAAAATTCAGGTTGGAAGAGCCTCTACCTGTGGCACCTCAAGACAAAACAGCTGCTTTCAGAGGGGGCACATGCTTTAGGGTAGTTTATCAACCCTTGACTAGGCATcaaccaaatccactcattttcTATTCTTGAATTTCATTCATGTGACAATTTACACAAGAGAGCAATGACAGTTTTTCAGGGAGTAAAAATGTAACTGTCTTATAATTACTGTCAGCCCAGAGTCACACCTTACCTCAAACACACCTAGGAGACGTCCCAACTTGCCTTTCACTCCTGCCtggtgggagagagaagagaggcattAGGGGGATGTGAGATGACCGTATTGGGCCTATGGCAATTTGACAAACCAAAACACTTGTGTTAGATTAAAAAGGAAAGTAGAGAAATCCCAATTCTTGACAATACTGTGTGGGGGTTTTAGTATGAAAACCTTCGACGAGttaggagagtgtgtgtgtgagagagagagagagatgtgattgAATATCACAACACGAACCCACCCAGTCCTGCTGTATATTTAGAGGTCAAAATCTGAGAGGTTACTGTTTCCAAAAAGACACATGACCAACCCCCCCATTCCCCTTTATCAAGCTTCGCAAAGTATCTGCCCAGGTCCACTGGACAGGCTTTAGGACCTGTGAATGTGCTGGAATCCAGCAGGGAGCCAAGTACGTTCCCACCAGCTGGACCTTTGGAATACCACAAGCTCCTCAGTCACTACCCAAACCAAATCCTTCTGACCCCTTTCTATACAAACCCACTTTGGACCCACCAAAATGTACCTCCCAATTCTGTCATGTCATAAGAGAGTTCCCGTCACCCACAATCCTTGCATACATCAAGTCTCTCAGAGCTGAACCCTTTAGCGGTGAAGCCACTTCGGAGAAAACATGATGTGAAGTGCCATTGAGACGTCCCAGGAGATCGACAAGATCAGTCTCATGCCACAAGGAAGGCAGTGGTGAATTATAGAGGGTGTCTCTATCTATCTCATAGTGTATATGAGAATATTTCGGGCCTACAGACATTCCTGCACGTTGCCTTTAAATGACCAATCAGGGGCCAGAGATTGATACTCATATAGATGACATGATCACTAAATGACTTGAAGCCAGAGTTTACAACTAACACATTACAATAGTCTCACCCATCGCTAAAAGGCATGTTCTTTACAGACAAATCAATGAATGACCATCAGATcaatgtgtgttttgtgtgtgcatATAGCTATTAGTTACACACCCACTTTGGGATTCTTTTCAATTTCATCATCactgatgattatggtgatgattgATTGGATTCAAGTAAAGATCCAATCATTCTGAATGTGatattgtttttgtgcatctctgagcGATGCTCTATCGACTCCCAGGTCATTCTTTAATTTTGATGTGTATCTGCAAAGGTTTTGCATcatatgaaaacatgaaatgacccagggaattGATACAACATCactcagagatgcacaaaaacaatataacattCAGAATGATTGGATATTTCCTTTATATGATGATGACAGGTGAACTCACCTCTTCAAACACCTCTCTGACCGCTGCACCACAGGGCTCCTCCTCCGGCTCCATCCCTCCACCTGGGACAATCCACTGGTCCGGATGCCGACTGCTGCTCACCAGCAACACCTGGAAGAGAAACCACAATAGCTCTGTGAGTCCAGCTCCACCACAGGGCCCTCTGCTCCACCACAGGGCCCTCTGCTCCACCTTGGCTGATCGATTGACCCAGATCAGGTCCTTTTTGGGCACATCAAAGCAGGTGCCTGAGCTTAAATTACACCACAGTCTGCCATGTACAACGATCCGTACAGATTGAATGAGAATGTATCTGCATTTTCATgatgcaatacacacacacactcatgaccTATGGGGCTCATAGTTGCTCAGATGTCTCTCACCATGCTGAGGAAACATCCAACTCAAGTCAGTCGAATACGACATATGACAGTGATGCAGCGTCAGAAGCAGCTTGTGTGGCTTTCACCTTCCATCTTTTCCCCATCCAGACCCCTCTATACGGGACCAGTGTGTCAGCCTGACAGCCATGTAATATCAGCTAGCAGCTTGGCTTTGACACTCCTCTGTGCTGCTCTAATGGGATTGTGGGATTTCTGAAGCAGACTTGTTGTGGTCCGAGCTTGGAGCCAGGTAGTGACAAGTCAAGTGGTCAAGAGAGGCCACACAGTGAATACGGCACGTGTCACCCTTCTACTCTGGGTCACCACGTCATGTTCCCGGACCTTAACTGAGCCGACATCTCATCTGGCTCGTCCCGGGCTAagaggggatggagggtggaCAGGGAGTGGGGCAGTTAGCTATATTTACAGGCGCCACATACAGATGAGGGGATCCAACTGAAGCAGCAGGGTAGACCCGACTGTCTGCTTAGTACCCTAAATTATAAAGCCTTAAACCATGGAGATAGAATGAACCTACTAACCTATTTATAACAGACTGCTAGTGCTTCAGAATGTGAGTGTACGTGTGTatacacaagtgtgtgtgtgtgttggggggggtactgtctgTGTTTATATATGGGGGTGGGGTACCGCTGTGGGCCTTTTGCAAATATGTTTTTGGGGGCAAGGCTTTAAGCAGCTCAGGGATGTCACTGTGTTTGACAGTGTCTACCGTGGAGTTTACAATACAAATCTAGCTAGACTACATGCTGCCAGTGTTATTTTTGCTTCACTTTTAAGTCCTATCCTTTCTATTTCTTGCTCAAAATGTGGTTGGATATGAACTGTTACGAATTTAACTAATTCCAGGAAAGACATAAAGCTTGTCAGCACCTCATACAAATTCATGCAATATACAAAACATTGTTCATGTCATTTATGTCAACAGCTTAGGCTAACAAGGTATGTCCCACAGAAAAATCATGGCACTGAGGAACACTCGGCACAGTGAGGAGCACAACGCCACACCAACATATTAGATAGGTCAAAGGTCAGGTGCAGATGGAGGGGGGCAAAGGGAATAGAGCAGCGTCTCCCAGCGAGATTCCAGTGTGTTTTGTAAGCCTGCTAAACGGGCCAGGAATCTCAGGGAGGAAATAAACACCTACTTTCTCGGAGGAGCAACACTGTGGCTGTCGAATAAACCAGTCTCCCACATGCCAGCCTACGGAGGTTTGAAGTTTTAGACAGGAGTATTTTAATGCATTAGGAGAGTGGTTAGTCATAACCAAAATAGACGTATGAAGTCAACATACGGAAGTTTGCTGCCCCTTGTTTTACACCAAATACACCTACTTTCAAGCCTAGTCGATATAAGAAAACAAAGCCCAACTATATGCCAATTCCAGACCACACACATTCAATACAGCTTTAACTCCTATCCAGCAATATACAAGTAGGGCAACATCATTTGCCTAGTAATAGGCTACCCTTTAGTCCATCCAGACCAACAATAAACCGTACTTCAACTTTGCCAAGTGTCAACAAACCCTTAGTCTTGTAGCGACAGTGGACTGAAAagacaatgtactgtatgtaatacaGTCTCAGGGAGACACCTATTAACAGACCGCTCCTACCCACTGGCATGAACGCTCTCCTAGTCTCTACTGTTGTTGGAGGCAAATGACCCACCCACTGGCCCTGAGGGATGTCATGTTCCTGTTTTCCCTTGATGGACTTTAAACCTTGTCACTGAACACCTGACCCAGGGGGTTCCTCTTTCTCCTTTTCCATTCCTTAAACCAGGAGAAGCTACATTTGTGTTCCATCTCCACAAAGGGGACTGAGATTTGATTGCTGAGATCTGACCAAAGCAAGTTGAGACAAGGTCTCCAGATATAGATAGGCCACAATCCTTCAGGGATTCAACAGAATGGGATTGGCACAAAGAGGTGTCATTGGCAAAGACAGTATTGGCCACGCAGGAGCCACAGAGGCTTTTCTCCTATTCAGGCTTAACGAGTTCATGCAATTACGACAGAGTAGCTGGACAGTCCCAGAGCAAACTCTGTAAAGATGTTCCTGGGATGggctctatacattacaacagcTCAGTATAACAGTTGAACAGACACAGGCAAAGCATTTCTTGACCTATCAATACCCTTGACCAGAGACACAGGTGGGTGATTGAAGATGGTCTCCATTTGTTCCACCACAGGTATCTTAAATATTAAA encodes:
- the LOC118392523 gene encoding diphosphoinositol polyphosphate phosphohydrolase 3-beta-like, which produces MKFKPNQTRTYDGEGFKKRAACLCFKNDREEEVLLVSSSRHPDQWIVPGGGMEPEEEPCGAAVREVFEEAGVKGKLGRLLGVFEQNQDRKHRTYVYVLTVTETLEAWEDSVNIGRKREWFTVDEAIKVLQHHKPDHAEYLKRLHLSCSPTNGNSLLPSQPPNDNFPRYGPPTTGSVLGPSRR